The genomic stretch TAAAACACAATAACATCTAAGTACAACccggatctggtgtcacaattcacgaGCTTCTAGAGTTTCAACATATAGAGTTTGAAATAAGTTCAACTGTCCCAAATGATAAGAacaataaataagggaaaagtggAAAGGGATTttaaggtctgcggacgccagcagatctacctcgagtctccaattCAGCTGATCCGAGATAATGCACCTCATCGGCAACTAGgaccagtaccaaaatctgcacaataaatgtagagtgtagtataagtacaaccgacccaatgtactttgtaagtgtcgagcctaactttGACGAGATAGTGACAAGGCTATGGCAAGACATCCATGTACATAGACATGTGCAGATAACAGTATACATATaagataacaataaataaagGCTAAACAGATATTATTGGGAGAGGACATGCAAAAGGGGGAACAAGATATGATAAGTACAACATGGAATGATATCAAGAAATAGTAATAAGCCCTTAACCAGTAAAACGAATAAACATAATGAacaaactgcacggcatcacccttcgtgcttttactctcactttCATTATAAATCAATAGAtacggcatgacatcaccctctgtgcattaactctcaaaatatggcacgacatcacccttcgtgcattaactctcacaatatggcatggcatcacccttcgtgcattaacactcaaatATGACACTGCATCATCCTTCGTACATTAACACTCAAAATATGgcaaggcatcacccttcgtgcataaacAATCTCCCTTACCATATAACAATGAACATATAACAACAGGGCGATAGAATGAATAAGAACAAGCCTTACATCAAAaatggttccacaataccaacctcaacttcaGAAAAAATACTCAATTACCATAGGCAGTTTATAAATGCAGAAAAAGTGATcaatttagtaattaaacaaGTCTAATCATGTATATCATGATCAAAGAAAGCAATAATTTACAAGAAACAAGTctcacccgcatgctttaacccaacaacaacgcataagtacttgtcacctcacatatacattATCCCCGCATCTAAAAatgtagcaaatagacaaataagtcttaatccctcaagtcaaggttagccACGATATGTACCTTGCTCCAAAgatcaactcaaagctcaaccacaattttgcctttcaaacaagcctccgaactaacaaaatctagcaaattaccaaccaaacaattcagAATAaaccttaggaactacccacaatTGTAAATGATTCAGTTTAGGTCAATATTGAAAAATCAACAAAAGTCTactcccgggcccgcttggtccaaactaaAATTCGGACCAGAAACCGATTACTtgttcacccccgagcccggttatgtaatttattttgaaatccgacctcaatttgaggtctaaagcccaattttacaaaaatctctaattctacccaaaatccaaatttccaccatgaaaatactagattttaggttgaaatcttatgatatgtaatcaaaaagtaaaagaaaataggttagaatcGCTTACCAATGAATTAGAGAAGAAAGGCTCTTGGCAAAATCGTCTCtagggttttcttgttttgaaaattaGAAGAATGAGAGAAAATCCCGTCTAACTCAAATGCGAGAaaaccttcgcaaatgcaaaatccAAGAGTTTTTGCTATCATCGCAATTGAGAACAtttattcgcaattgcgaacattggCCATCCCGCAAAAACATCATTTGATTGCAATTGCGAACAATCCCCcctacttcgcaattgcgaagcaattgttcgcaaatgcgaaccttgtGGTGTCCATCtattcttcgcaattgcaaacccgaTAGGAGTTCTGCATTATCGCAAATGCGGGGCCTCACCTCGCAATTGTGAGGTCTGACGCAAGCACCAGAACTGAAGCACACCAGCTATGTTTTCTAAGTCCAACCCACTCAGTAGTCTATCTGAAACTCACGCGTGTCcttcgggctccaaaccaaatgcacacacaagtccaaaaatatcatacgaacttgatcGTGCGAtcaatcaccaaaataacacaaAGAACTACGAATTTGATAACAAATCAAATGAATTTTTTCAAGAAAACTGATgaacttctattttaacaaccggacatccgaatcatgtcaaaccaactccgtttctcatcAAATTCGACAAACAAGTTATAAAATATAGTAACGGACCTGTAACGAATtaggaaccaaaatacggacacgactttaataaagtcaaacattggtTATACATTTAAATTCATTAAGCTTTCAAACATCAAATCTTTCAACAAAATACGAACACTCGAggtagggacctccgaattcgattccgagcatatgcccatgttccaaatcatgatacggactcaccgggaccgtcaaaatacggatCCGAGTCCATTTGCTCAAAACATTAACCGAAGTCAATCAAATGgatttttaaggcaaaatttcatatttcatcagtttttaacataaaagacTTTCGAAAAAATATTCGGACTACATACGTAAATCGAGAAAGGATATAATGAGGTATTTGAGGCTTCAAAATTCGAAATACAGAATTGGATtctaaaactctagatgacctatcgggaCGTCACCGTAGGATGTGATAATGTTCAACTTATCTTACTCAGTCGAGCAAGTCATGTTCTAAGTAAATAAATGTCATGAACAATACAAGTTAAGAACTATAATTATTCTCTTAGTTAGTTGATTATTATGATAGTTGTACAGTTAGCTTAGCAGTTGTTAGTTAATTGTCTTAGCTTAGTGCTTAGTCTTAGCTTTGTATATAGTGGAGACTCCACTCACTCTTTCAATTCAATTAGTTTAATTGCACAATTCTGGAACCTTCTCtcgttctctctcttctctctctatgGGTTCTCATGGTGGACAATCCACAGCTTCACTTCCATTGAAGCACAACTTCAGATAATGGTAGAAGCTTAATTACTGTTCCATTGACTGAATttttacatggtatcagagcgggaGCTTCGATTTTGGATTCGATTCACGAGATCTGTTGGTTCTCCCTTTGTTGATGATTGTTTAAACCTAATCACACATATACAGATTCATTTCTCCATGAATTTCGAGATATATCTTAAGAACAGGTTTTGTTTTACTTCTGATTCACAATTCTCTGAGAATAATTATTGAATTTCATTCATCTTATATTTTTAGATATCAAAGTTTCTTAGATTTCTCTGTAATTCACAAGTATGAAGCCCGATGAGAACGAAAATCCAACAGTACCAACTGTGAATGAGCCTCTGAGTCAATCAGGCATTGACATTAGTAATCCTATATACATGCATCCATCTGATAATCCTGGGGCAACCTTAGTTCCTGCTCCTTTTGATGGCTTTGGTTATCGATCATGGAGAAGAAGTATGATGCGAGCATTGTCTGTGAAGAGTAAATTGGGATTTATTAACGGAGACTGTAAAAGACCATATCTAGATTCTCCAAACTTTCGCTTATGGGAGAGGTGTGATGACATGGTCACATCATGGATCTTAAACTCTTTGACTAAAGAGATTGCAGATAGTGTTGAATACGTAACTGATGCATTTGAATTGTGGAGAGAACTTGAGGATCGATATGATCAAACAAATGGAACAAAGTTGTATCAACTTCAGAAGGAGATCAATGATCTGTCTCAAGGATCACTTGATATTACCAGTTACTatacaaaaatgaagaaactATGGGAGGAGCTCAATACTTTGATTGCTAAATCTCATTATACCTGCAACTGTTCGTGTGGGGCTAAGTAAAGTATGCATAAAACAGAGCAGGATAGGAGGCTCATACAATTCCTTATGGGATTAAATGAGACATATACTGTTGTTCGAGGGAGCATATTGATGATGAATCCTCTTCCCTCAATTGCCCAAGCCTTTTCTTTGTTAATCCAAGAAGAAAGGCAGAGGGAAATCAAGCCCACTGGCCATCTGGTACTGGAATCATCAGCTTTGAATGCCAACACAACCAGACCTAACACATTCAGGACAAATTACTCTCCCAACAACAATCACAACAACAGAAACAGACATTTTTATGACTACTGCAAGAGGCCAGGACACATTAAAGAGAAATGCTACAAGCTTCATGGATATCCACAGAATTTTGGTCACAATCAGAATCCAAACAGAGGACAAAACAGTTTCAGTCAAAACACAAGGCAAGGTTCCAACTATAACTACAGCTATAACTCAAACAACAATAGTGCCAATAGATTCAACAGAGGCAACAGAAACCTAGCCAATGCACATGTGGCAGCCACTGAATCTCAACCTGCAGAGAATGATAAATATGTTAGTCATGACAATCCTCAGAAAGTGAGCCTTACCAAGGAAGAGTACAACCAGTTGGTGACCCTACTACAACAATTTCAGTCATCTGGGATAGGAGATTATGGAGGTGGTACCAATGCTACTTCAGGAACAACAAACTTTGCAGGTATGATAGCTTGTACCTCCTCAATTGATTTTGGTAAACTTTTATGTGAATGTTTCAAGAACAAAGCTGAATCATGGATTATAGATTCAGGGGCATCAAACAATATGGCCTTCAACAGATCCCTATTAACCAATATAATCAACCTACCTTATCCCTTGCTAGTCATACTTCCAAATGGCTATAAAGTAAAGGTGACAGAAATAGGCAGTGTAATTCTCAATTCTAAGATCACTCTAGATAAAGTGATGTATGTTACAACTTTCAGATACAATCTAATCTCTGTTCACTCTTTAGCTTCTCACTTAAGTTGTATTTTTGCCTTCTTCAATCTCTGTTGTGTGTTGCAGGCCCCTTCAATGAAGAGGCCTCTAGTGATTGGTAAGGTGAAGGATGCTCTATACATCCTATGCCCAAGTTGCTTAAAGAAAAACAATGCAAGTCTTGCAGAAAAGGACAACTCTAGACTTCCTGCCATTTCTACTTGTTGCACTTGTGACACACATTGTCCAACTCATTCTATTGTAAATGTACCAGTCCACACCAATAAGTGTGTCTCCTTTCCCTCTCTCATTGTAAATAATTCATGTGCAAGTGCTAGTAAACATGTTCCTTTTGAGGATGTATCTTCTGAATTGCCTGGTTTCTTCTCTCAGTCTTGGTCTAAATATAATGTAAATGTGTTGTGGCATAACAGGATTGGACATGTTCCCTTTGTGAAGATGAAAAGGATTGCTTCCATTCCTGCTAATTTCTCCCCTAAATAACCCTTTATCTGTACCATTTGTCCAATGGCTAGACAAGAAAGATTACCTTTTCCTCATAAAACCAGTGTATCTAACAAAATATTTGAGCTTTTGCATGTTGACCTATGGGGTCCATATCATATCCCTACACATGATAAACACAAGTACTTTATCACCATAGTGGATGACTATAGCAGATCTACATGGACACATCTTTTGTCCAGCAAGAGTAATGCTATTGATATTCTTAAAAACTTCATGTCCCTGGTGGAAAACCAGTTTGGTATCAACATCAAGTCCATAAGATCAGACAATAGACTAGAGTTTACCAGTGGAGAAGTAACCAAATTGTTTCAATCTAAAGGAATCATTCATCAAAGAACTTGCCTatatacaccacaacaaaatggtatgGTAGAAAGAAAACATAAATACCTTCTTGAAATAGCTAGAGCCCTCCTTTTCCAATCCAAATTACCTCTAAGATATTGGGGTGAATGTGTCCTCTGTGCTATATCTATAATAAATAGATTGCCATCCAATTCCATCAACAATAAAACCCCATATgagttgttgtataagaggaaACCAAAATACTCTCATCTCAAGAGCTTTGGCTGCTTATGCTATCCCACTGTACCAATACCACATAGGGACAAGTTCAATCCCAGGACTGCCCCTCATGTCTTTGTTGGCTATCCTTTCAACACAAAGGGGTACAAAGTTCTGAATTTGGCCACTAGAAAGATTTACATTTCCAGAGATGTGGTGTTTAATGAATCTATCTTTCCTTTTAACTGTAGCATAAACAAGTCTTCCAATTCACTTATCTTTTACCTTGTTCCTTTCATTGATTCACTTGATGAGCATCTTCCTAAGAACACAGGAAACATGCAGACCACTAAAAACTTGAGTGACCAAGGAAATGTGGATAACACACCTATCTCTATGTCACTTATACATGCAGCCAGTCCTTTATCTCATGGAATATCTAGCCCTTCACCACACAACACATCATCAAAACACAACATTGAACAGACAGATACAGAACAAATCCATCCAACTATACAGTCACACAGAACTCACAACATTGAATAAAGAGATACAGAACAAATCCATCCAACTAGGAAGTCACACAGAACTCATAAACTCCCTACATATCTACAAGACTATGTTCACCCCTTACCTCAATTCAAGAATAATTCCACTTCCTTAAATGCTTTATTTTCTGCAAACCAACACATTGCCTCTGATCTACTAACTCCTGATAGTCAGGCTCTTGTGAGAAATGTTTGTCATGATAGGGAACCATCATCATATGAGGAGGCAGCTATTGATCATGCATGGCAAGCTGCTATGACACAGGAATTTGATGCATTACATTCAAATAATACATGGGACTTAGTAATGCTGCCACCTGGGAAGCAAGTAATTGGATGTAGATGGGTGTACAAAGTGAAACACAAAGCAGATGGTAGCATTGAGAGATTCAAGGCCAGATTAGTTGTTAAAGGGTACACTCAACAGGCAGGAATAGATTATATAGAAACTTTTTCACCAGTTGTAAAGATGACAACAGTCAGAGCTTTAACAACTACAGCAGTCAAGAAAGGTTGGCTCATCTCACAGCTGGATGTAAACAATGCCTTCTTGCATGGAGATCTCAATGAGGAGGTATATATTCAGGTGCCACCTGGGCTAGTGTTAGAGAAGCCAGGCCTGATATGCAAACTGAATAAATCTCTTTATGGGTTAAAGCAGACAATGGTATGCAAAGTTGACTGAGGCACTTTATTCAATAGGATATACACACTCCATGTATGACTACTCATTTTTTTATAAGAGAAATAGAAGTGACTCAGTGTATATTGCtatgtatgtggatgatgtgctATTAACTGGGACTGATGAACAAGAAATTGCTCAACTTAAGAGGTTCCTATATGAGCAATTCAAGATCAAGGATCTGGAACAGCTTCACTATTTCCTGAGACTAGAGGTTATGTATAAGGAAGATGGGATCATGATATCACAAAGGAAGTTTGCATTGAACCTGCTAAAGGAGTATGATTGCCTGGAACACAAGACCTGCTCTTCACCATTGGATCCAAATGTGAAACTAAAGGCCGAGGAAGGAGCAGTATTGCAGGATCCTACTTATTATAGGAAGTTAGTAGGGAAActgaatttcttgaccaatactagGTTGGACATAGCATATGGTGTTCAGCATTTAAGTCATTTTATGCAGAAACCCAGAGAGCCCCATTTGAAAGCAGCATTCCATTTGCTAAGGTACCTGAAGAATGATCCTACCCTGGGAATCTTTATGTCAAAGGATGGAGATCACACAGTCAGATCCTACTGTGACTCTGACTGGGCTGCTTGTCCAGATTCTAGGAGGTCCATCAGTGGTTATATGGTGTTGCTAGGCAACAGCCCCATCAGCTGGAAGTCCAAGAAACAAGAGACCATCTCACTGTCTTCTGCAGAAACAAAATATCGAGCCTTGAGAAAAGTTGTAGGTGAATTAGTGTGGCTACGCATGTTATTTGAAGAACTGACTGTGCCCTTTTCTCTACCTATTTCAGTTTACTGTGATAGTCAGTCTGCATTACACATTGCCAGGAATCCAGTATTTCACGAAAGAACCAAGCATATAGAGGTCGACTGCCACTTTGTACGTGATCAACTCCAAGCAGGCCTGATCTCTCTTCAACATATCAGAACTGATGACCAACTTGCGGATGTTTTGACTAAAACCTTGGCAGGGATCAAGCATAGTGCTGCATTGGGCAAGTTGTCAGTGTTTGCTACACCTCCAAATTGAGGGGGGGTGTTAAGAACTATAATTATTCTCTTAGTTAGTTGATTATTATGACAGCTGTACAGTTAGCTTAGCAGTTGTTAGTTAATTGTCTTAGCTTAGTGCTTAGTCTTAGCTTTGTATATAGCGGAGACTCCACTCACTCTTTCAATTCAATTAGTTTAATTGCACAATTCTGGAACCTTCTCTcattctctctcttctctctctggGTTCTCATGGTGGACAATCCACAGCTTCACTTCCATTGAAGCACAACTTCAGATAATGGTAGAAGCTTAATTACTGTTCCATTGACTGAATTTTGACAACAAGCAATTGCATATAATCTTGTAGTTGCATATAATCAAGTAACTGCGACAATTCATACAATCTAGTCATTTTCTGTCACATTAATTTTCGGTTGTATATGTATagcttattttaaaagtaaggcAAGCAACCAAACAATATATTATACGTATTCTATTCTAGACCTTGTATgctttattttatgttatgttgaAAAAGACATTAAAAACTGCTAGAATTTATGTCTTAAAGTACAGAATAAATTAAATTTCATATTCATCATGAGAGAATGTTGAAATAGATTGTTTTGATGGAAACCTGTAATTAAAGAAGTGTATCATTATTTCTCTCTATTCTGATATAGTGAGAGAACCGAGTCACATGCATGGCCAGAATTTTCTTGGTCCGAGGCAATACATAAATCTTCTTCAATATTAGCAAGAAAAGGTCACATAGCTAGGCATTAATATGGATACAAGAACATCCTCAATGTGGTAATACCATTTAATAAAGTTGGCCAGAaaaatttccttctttttttttacccCCGAGAATCCCCATCTGGTatacaattttattttatttttttaaaaaaaggtcaGGAAATTAGGTGTATTCACTTCTTTCTTATTCTTTACGACTAGTTTAGAGAGAGAGGGAGCTATTTCTAAAGGATTTCAAGATGTGCATTATACATTTATTAATATAATATGACTAATCATAAAATATACTCCATATTTGTTCAGAAAATttagaattttgaaataaatgtaaaATTGGGTTAGATAAATATATAGTATaatttttttaggaaaatattACTTTATCAACGATCTTTATGATTTAGGAAAATATTACATTATCTTAACTTACTCTGACTGTAGGGAGAAACAGAGTCACATGAATTGGCTTTGTCCTGCAAACATAAATCTGCTCCAAATTTAGAAAGCAAGAGTCACATAGTCAAAAACATTTTTAGTAACCGTGTGTTAAAGAAGATCTGTGCAACAATTTGTTTATAAGCAGTTCAAATATTAAGTATTTGGGGGACCGATTTAATTAATAGGCTGTGGAATTTGAAAATAAGCATATCACATGCATCGACTAACCCAAATATGATATTATATATTCCATTTATAGTAAAGTTGGCCAAAAATAGTTTCTGAAGATCATTTAAGTGGCTGCTAAGAATGACCAAATTGGTTTCTGAAAATCACGTGCATGGTTTATACGTGCTAATAGTGATCTCTAAATCACCTCTAAAATGAATAATTAGGCTTTATTAATTCCAACCAAAGCAGTGCCTATAAAAAAGGCTCTAAATATTACCCTTCAAAAGCATAATTAGCTCAGTACTACTCCTTTCATCTTCTTCTGCTATAGAAAGAGAGAAAGCCCTTaagcttctttttttttggttctcTTCTGGCTGTTAGAATGGAGAAAGTCATGGCTACAGTGTTTTGTACGTATTATAATACTCCGAATGAACTCCAACCACGTTCACTGTTTATTTAGTTTATTCTATGCTCAATAAATTTCAATCGTACACTAACATTTACTACTAACATTTAGACGTTTATCTTGTTTAGTTTCTCTACTGTGTCTTTGGACAACAACTGAAGCGAAGGACCTCTACGTTAATATAACCTACCTCGAGACTGCCATAACGAAAGGAGCAGGTGACAATTATTTTAGTTTCGTACGAGTCTTACAATTTTATGTATTTCAAATTATATCTCTCTTTTTTAAATACGTAATTTATAActaatgttatatatatatatatatatattctttttttaTATAGTATGCTTGGATGGAAGTGCTCCTGCATTCCACTTTCATCCTGGAACTGGCTCAGGAATTAATAGCTGGCTAATTCACCTTCAGGTTAATTAATTTAACTCAAATTTTTACTACTACTACGTATGTTATTTCGGTTACAATTTGGCTCATTTTCAAATCTGAATTTCTAGGGTGGGGGATGGTGTGAAACCACTTCAGACTGCCTGGCTCGTGCAACTACGGACTTATCTtcaaaaaatatgtcaaaaatagcATATTTTACTGGAGTTCTAAGCAGCGATCCTCAATTTAATCCAGGTGGTTTATAGGCTATGTGTATTTACCTTTTTTTAAGCACTATGTTGTGGCACCAACGTGTACTAACTAACTCAACGAATTTTTTAGACTTCTACAACTGGAACAGAGTCAAAATTAGATATTGTGATGGGTCATCCTATATTGGCGATATTGAAGAAGTTGACCCCGTAAGTTAGAATCTTCTTATTAGTCGTGTTAGAAAGTTTATTTGTGTAACTAGAAATGTCAAAATATTTCAGGATACTAACCTCCACTTTAGAGGAGCAAGAATTTTTGAAGCTATAATGGAATATTTTTTAGGTCAAGGGATGATTTATGCTCAAAATGTATGTCTTCTCCCTACCCCCTACACCCCCCCCCAAACTTCTGAATTCTGATCCCTTAGAATACAAaataatttcaatttttttatgaCAGGCTATCCTCAGTGGAACTTCAGCAGGAGGGTTGGGTGCAATCCTACATTGTGATAAGTTCAGATTATTTCTCCCATTAATTGCTAGAGTGAAATGTATCTCAGATGCTGGTTTCTTTGTTAATGTGTAAGTTTGCTCACTGCACTCAAATTTCTAAGTGctcttaaaaaaaaaagagagagataaaAACAACTGCACCTTATCATTAAATTCCTATAGTTGTGGAATAATTTTCTATGCTACAAttgagtagttttttttttttttaattctaatTCTCGAATGAGTTTTATGCAGAGAAGCTATATCTGGTGAACCACTTATTGAGGAGAAGTATAAGAGAGTTGTTGCTTTGCACGTAAGAAGCATTATTTAAAATAGTTTCTCTTTTATTAGATATTTTATCTTAACTATACTTTACTATTTTTGTTGTACCTTATGTATATAAACATTAATTGTTGACTCTTGTACTTTAGGGATCTGCCAAGAACCTGCCACTCTCTTGCACGGCCTTGAGCTCAGACCCAAATTTGGTAAGAACAATTTTATTTGTAATTTATTTCTTTGTGGAAAATATGTTATCCAACATGATCTTTCTAATTAATATGAAATCCAATGATTTGGCAGTGCTTCTTCCCTCAGTATGTAGCAAGACATATTTGCACACCTCTTTTCATTGTCAATTCGGCCTATGATTCTTGGCAGGTTAGAAAATCAATTTTTATGATTAACAAATTGTTTTCATATATGCTTCCTTTCAAATTCTAAATGGTTTAGCCTTTTTATTCTTGAAAATTAGATAAACAATAGTTTGGTTCCTCAAGTTGCTGATCCTAACAATGAGTGGCCATATTGCAAGCATGATATAAATATATGCTCACCAAGTCAAATCCAAACTCTCCAAGGTCAGTACCAATTATAGATGGAATTAATATATATAATTCTCTTTTAATCTGATTTATCTGACAATTCCTCTATTATTTAACTTGCTATTGAATTTTTACGTTTCAGATTTCAGGTTGAAGTTTTTGGAGGCATTGAACGAACTAGGACCAAGTATATCAAGAGGTTATTTCATTTCCTCTTGCCATTTCCACAATGGCATTGAAATACAAAATTACTGGTCCTCCAGAAACTCTCCAACGTTAGCTAACAAGGTcattttcaattattttttttcttttatgtaaTTTTCAGTTTTATTTATTgtgttgttatttgatttttgAACTCTAATTTATTGAAACAGACAATTGCGGAAGCAATTGGAGATTGGTTTTTCGACCGAAGTGAATTCCAGGGGGTTTATTGCCCCTATCCTTGTGGCAAATTTTGCCAGTAGAGGTGCTCATATTGTACTActatttcatatattttttttagaagtgGAGTATCTAGCAGTGTAagaagttttttttttggttttttttttttttgttagttAGCTCTAGTATCTTAGATATTGTTAGGCAACTACTCATGTAATTGCTTAAGATTATTTGTCAAACTTTAATATATTATCTCAGTTTGAAATGTTTATTTCGTTTTTTTAAGCCTATTGCAAGCATGCAATGAACTATGATTATTGCAAGAATGCAATGAACTATgcaatgaaaacatacaaaaaaaattgaaactccCAAATGAGTAAATGCATTTGCATTATACGTTACAATGTCAATTAATCTATTTATTAACCATTTTATCTTACATAAAATTGATCAAGGATTATCAATCAGAACAAAACTGTTGTGAAGACGTAGCTAAAGACTGTCAAAATTACGTAAGGAAACTTAATTCCATCAATTTCTTTAATGTGTTCGTTGTTGCTATATTTATTTATTGAGCTCTTTGCATTTCGAACATCAAATCTATTCAGcttttttttgtttaatcttaAATTCATATATTGAGGGATAACGTGAAATtaagaaatttttaaaaaaaaaaaaataggaattggaagggaaaggaATCAATCAAGCTTCTTCCTTAGGTTTATTGATGCAAAATGCAAAGAACTCCTACTAATCAGTTCCTGTTTTTATTTCATCAATATGGCCATAAATGTATTTATTCAGTTTTAGGACATAAATCCCCGTAAATTACAAACTTTTGTAATATTCTATAATAGATCTTCTGAGTATAAATAAGTGTGAGGTATAATATGTATCAATAATGTTAACCATCGAAAATTGTTGTTCTCAATAAGCTGTGGGTTTTAAAATTAAGAAGCCATACTCACATTTTGTTACATTATTATTACGATTACCTATAGTTTGAGTTGGGGGAATTTGGGCAAGAGTTTATTAAATTCACAAGTGCAATTACCAAATATTATTTCGGATGAACAAGAATAgctctattttttgttttgggtAACACTTcaaaaaggatttttacctaattAATTTATATTTTGAAAAAGATGGTCACCAATTAACAAAAGTATTATCGTGCAG from Nicotiana sylvestris chromosome 12, ASM39365v2, whole genome shotgun sequence encodes the following:
- the LOC104215186 gene encoding uncharacterized protein; translation: MKPDENENPTVPTVNEPLSQSGIDISNPIYMHPSDNPGATLVPAPFDGFGYRSWRRSMMRALSVKSKLGFINGDCKRPYLDSPNFRLWERCDDMVTSWILNSLTKEIADSVEYVTDAFELWRELEDRYDQTNGTKLYQLQKEINDLSQGSLDITSYYTKMKKLWEELNTLIAKSHYTCNCSCGAK
- the LOC104215185 gene encoding pectin acetylesterase 8-like isoform X2, encoding MEKVMATVFFSLLCLWTTTEAKDLYVNITYLETAITKGAVCLDGSAPAFHFHPGTGSGINSWLIHLQGGGWCETTSDCLARATTDLSSKNMSKIAYFTGVLSSDPQFNPDFYNWNRVKIRYCDGSSYIGDIEEVDPAILSGTSAGGLGAILHCDKFRLFLPLIARVKCISDAGFFVNVEAISGEPLIEEKYKRVVALHGSAKNLPLSCTALSSDPNLCFFPQYVARHICTPLFIVNSAYDSWQINNSLVPQVADPNNEWPYCKHDINICSPSQIQTLQDFRLKFLEALNELGPSISRGYFISSCHFHNGIEIQNYWSSRNSPTLANKTIAEAIGDWFFDRSEFQGVYCPYPCGKFCQ
- the LOC104215185 gene encoding pectin acetylesterase 8-like isoform X1, with product MEKVMATVFFSLLCLWTTTEAKDLYVNITYLETAITKGAVCLDGSAPAFHFHPGTGSGINSWLIHLQGGGWCETTSDCLARATTDLSSKNMSKIAYFTGVLSSDPQFNPDFYNWNRVKIRYCDGSSYIGDIEEVDPDTNLHFRGARIFEAIMEYFLGQGMIYAQNAILSGTSAGGLGAILHCDKFRLFLPLIARVKCISDAGFFVNVEAISGEPLIEEKYKRVVALHGSAKNLPLSCTALSSDPNLCFFPQYVARHICTPLFIVNSAYDSWQINNSLVPQVADPNNEWPYCKHDINICSPSQIQTLQDFRLKFLEALNELGPSISRGYFISSCHFHNGIEIQNYWSSRNSPTLANKTIAEAIGDWFFDRSEFQGVYCPYPCGKFCQ